The Sulfolobus acidocaldarius DSM 639 genome has a window encoding:
- a CDS encoding APC family permease produces MGSKNQRSSSGVKDLGTESDLKLKKSLGRFELLFLSLGGVIGSGWLFGALYTAGYAGGAGILSWLIGGILVIFVGLVYAELGSAIPKSGGIVRYPHYSHGGIVGFIMIWAYFLSAASAPAIEASATVTYLSYFIHSLTTNGTFTGQLTLEGIGLAYFLLILFFFLNYAGVNILGKVTHAAGWWKLIIPSVTVILALAFLNHPANYTAGGGFFPSSTYLSAGLSGFSAVLFAIPTSGVVFSYLGFRQAVEYGGEGKNPRKDIPFAVIGSLLIAIVLYTLLQVAFTGGVNWSAAGVKVGNWTGLTSSGMVNGPFLFMFENSGLVGPIAGLFSVWALILLIDAVISPAGTGWIYVGTSTRTIYGFATNGYLPSLFLKIGKTGVPVFSLIASLLIGMLFLLPFPAWIALVGFISLATVFTCIMGGIGLHTLRNVAPDLPRRYKVPAYKIIAPIATLVAGLIVYWAGFSTLFYVVTAIFLGLPIFFGYYAYKIFKLDKRMAAILGAIDLGIALASAFSLDIATSGLSTANNIAFGLYMGIMIALVVINILVLWDSVSQDVRKEIKASYWLIALIFIVMTISYFGGFGLDAIIPFPEDTIVAAIIILIFHFLAVRSGLRTEAIEEIISTTKDL; encoded by the coding sequence ATGGGATCTAAAAATCAAAGATCAAGCAGTGGAGTAAAAGATTTAGGGACGGAGTCAGATTTAAAGCTTAAAAAATCCCTAGGTAGATTTGAGTTATTGTTTTTATCGCTGGGTGGAGTTATAGGTTCAGGATGGTTATTTGGTGCATTATATACTGCTGGTTATGCTGGTGGCGCAGGGATTTTATCGTGGCTAATAGGTGGAATATTAGTTATATTTGTGGGTTTAGTATATGCTGAGCTAGGCTCTGCCATACCAAAGTCAGGAGGTATTGTAAGGTATCCTCATTACAGTCATGGAGGAATAGTGGGATTTATAATGATATGGGCATATTTCCTGTCCGCAGCTTCTGCTCCAGCCATAGAGGCTTCTGCAACAGTTACATATTTGAGCTATTTCATACACAGTTTGACCACTAATGGAACATTTACAGGTCAATTAACACTTGAAGGTATTGGCTTAGCTTATTTCCTTCTAATACTATTCTTCTTCCTAAATTATGCGGGAGTTAACATTCTAGGCAAAGTCACACACGCTGCAGGGTGGTGGAAACTGATAATTCCCTCTGTGACAGTTATTTTAGCCCTAGCGTTTCTAAACCATCCAGCTAATTACACTGCAGGAGGAGGATTTTTCCCCTCATCTACTTACTTATCCGCTGGGTTATCCGGCTTTTCAGCAGTCCTTTTCGCAATACCTACATCTGGAGTGGTATTTTCATACCTAGGATTTAGACAAGCTGTTGAATACGGTGGCGAAGGAAAGAATCCTAGGAAAGATATTCCATTTGCAGTAATAGGTTCTCTATTAATAGCTATAGTTTTGTATACATTACTCCAAGTAGCGTTTACAGGAGGGGTAAATTGGTCAGCTGCAGGAGTAAAAGTAGGTAATTGGACTGGTTTAACCAGTAGTGGAATGGTTAATGGTCCGTTCTTATTTATGTTCGAGAATTCAGGGCTAGTTGGTCCTATAGCAGGGCTATTTAGTGTGTGGGCTCTTATACTTCTGATAGATGCAGTTATATCTCCAGCTGGTACTGGATGGATATATGTAGGAACTTCTACTAGAACTATATATGGTTTTGCTACTAATGGTTACTTGCCTTCACTGTTTCTTAAAATAGGTAAAACAGGTGTTCCAGTTTTCTCGCTAATAGCTTCGTTATTGATAGGCATGCTATTCTTATTACCTTTTCCAGCATGGATAGCTTTAGTTGGTTTCATATCGTTGGCGACAGTATTTACATGCATAATGGGTGGCATTGGCTTACACACTTTAAGGAATGTAGCGCCAGATTTACCTAGAAGGTATAAGGTCCCAGCTTACAAAATAATTGCTCCGATAGCTACATTAGTAGCGGGGCTAATAGTATATTGGGCTGGATTTTCGACGTTATTCTATGTGGTCACTGCAATATTTCTAGGCTTGCCAATATTTTTTGGGTATTATGCATATAAAATATTCAAACTGGACAAAAGAATGGCGGCAATCTTAGGAGCCATAGACCTGGGTATAGCATTAGCCTCAGCATTTTCCTTAGATATTGCTACCTCTGGTCTCTCAACTGCAAACAACATTGCGTTTGGACTTTATATGGGAATTATGATAGCACTAGTTGTAATCAATATTCTGGTATTATGGGATAGTGTTAGTCAGGATGTGAGAAAAGAGATCAAAGCTAGTTATTGGCTCATTGCCCTAATATTCATAGTAATGACTATCTCATATTTTGGAGGGTTTGGACTTGACGCTATCATACCATTCCCTGAAGATACCATTGTGGCTGCCATAATTATACTGATATTCCACTTCTTAGCAGTTAGAAGTGGATTAAGAACAGAAGCTATCGAAGAAATCATAAGTACAACTAAGGACTTATGA
- a CDS encoding peroxiredoxin, whose amino-acid sequence MPEVGEKAPEIELVDTDLKKWKIPTDFKGKVVVLAFYPGAFTSVCTKEMCTFRDSLSKFNELNAVVLGISVDPPFSNKAFKEQNKINFPLLSDFNRVAVKAYGIAGELPILKDYVISKRSVFIIDKDGVIRYKWVSDNPGIEPNYEEIKQVVAKLSGK is encoded by the coding sequence ATGCCTGAAGTAGGAGAAAAAGCACCCGAGATTGAATTAGTGGATACAGACCTAAAGAAATGGAAAATACCGACAGACTTCAAGGGTAAGGTAGTCGTTTTAGCATTCTACCCCGGTGCGTTTACCAGTGTTTGTACAAAAGAAATGTGTACTTTCAGAGACTCTTTATCCAAGTTTAATGAACTTAATGCAGTTGTATTAGGTATAAGTGTGGATCCTCCATTTTCAAACAAGGCGTTTAAGGAGCAAAATAAGATAAACTTCCCATTACTTAGTGACTTTAACAGAGTAGCCGTAAAGGCTTATGGTATAGCTGGAGAATTGCCTATCCTAAAGGACTATGTGATATCAAAGAGATCAGTATTCATTATCGATAAAGACGGAGTTATTAGATACAAGTGGGTATCAGACAATCCTGGCATAGAGCCCAACTACGAAGAAATAAAGCAAGTAGTGGCAAAGCTTTCTGGGAAATAA
- a CDS encoding AMP-binding protein yields MIKGIPSTVNDDWQLNIHKIIQYAGKVHGEREIISDRRSLGGKIHNLTYGKILERVSSFTNSIESELKINPGDIIGILGWNDHRYFESFFTVPSLGAVLLELNIRLHPADLLYILKLTKPKGLLVDDSLLPLAEALSKEYNFDYTIIMSDKPFEEIKTNIRNAFGYEELVKSGSPNRKFDEVDEKSSALAAFTTGTTGLPKGVFYSHRSIVLHALNASRRLKISDVLLPVVPFFHVHGWGTQFAGAITGCKQIFPGRPTVDSMVEHILNHKVTRTGGVPTVFFELLRRIENMNPKPDLKGLVVGIGGAAAPPALVSALAKYGIEVAGNGYGATETGPGVAGGIKPELEQLPPEERRIKAGQGYPTFGVEVELVDPVSGEELPWDGKSVGEIWIRGPWIAKSYYNDPRSAESFTSDGWWKSKDLAVIDELSHIKIVDRLKDVIKSGGEWISSIDLENFLMAHPYVREASVVGVPHPKWGERPLAIVVLKSDYENLPKDEVKRELREHLLKRFAKWQLPDDIVFVDEIPKTSVGKFRKEELRNKYRDYYMKQ; encoded by the coding sequence ATGATAAAGGGGATACCATCAACTGTAAATGACGATTGGCAATTAAATATACATAAAATAATTCAGTATGCCGGAAAAGTTCACGGAGAAAGGGAAATAATTTCAGACAGAAGGTCTTTAGGCGGCAAGATTCACAATCTAACTTACGGGAAAATACTGGAAAGGGTTTCCAGTTTTACCAACTCAATAGAGAGTGAACTAAAGATAAATCCAGGTGATATTATAGGTATATTGGGTTGGAACGATCACAGGTATTTTGAGTCATTCTTCACTGTCCCGTCTCTAGGAGCAGTGTTACTGGAATTAAACATCAGACTCCACCCTGCAGACTTATTATACATCTTAAAATTGACCAAACCAAAAGGTCTTCTGGTTGATGATTCATTACTTCCATTGGCTGAGGCTCTATCTAAGGAGTATAATTTCGACTACACTATTATCATGAGTGATAAACCTTTTGAGGAAATTAAGACAAATATCAGGAATGCGTTTGGTTATGAAGAATTAGTGAAGTCCGGCTCACCCAACAGAAAATTTGATGAGGTAGACGAGAAGAGCTCAGCCCTAGCTGCATTTACTACCGGGACTACAGGTTTACCAAAGGGTGTATTTTACTCCCATAGGTCAATAGTTCTTCACGCATTAAATGCCTCAAGACGGTTAAAAATTTCAGATGTACTACTTCCAGTTGTTCCATTTTTCCATGTCCATGGTTGGGGTACTCAGTTTGCTGGTGCAATTACTGGTTGTAAGCAGATATTTCCTGGTAGACCAACTGTTGACTCCATGGTCGAGCACATTTTAAATCATAAAGTTACGAGAACAGGAGGAGTCCCAACTGTATTCTTTGAACTACTCCGAAGAATTGAGAACATGAATCCAAAGCCTGATTTAAAAGGGCTGGTAGTTGGAATAGGGGGAGCAGCTGCACCGCCTGCTTTAGTTTCTGCACTTGCTAAGTACGGTATAGAGGTAGCCGGTAATGGTTATGGTGCGACGGAGACTGGACCAGGTGTGGCAGGGGGAATTAAACCTGAGTTAGAGCAATTGCCTCCAGAGGAGAGACGTATAAAGGCGGGTCAAGGCTACCCAACATTTGGTGTTGAGGTTGAGTTAGTGGATCCTGTATCCGGAGAAGAGTTACCTTGGGATGGTAAGAGTGTAGGCGAGATCTGGATCAGGGGACCATGGATCGCTAAGTCGTACTATAATGACCCGAGGAGTGCAGAGTCTTTTACTAGTGATGGGTGGTGGAAAAGTAAAGATTTAGCTGTAATTGACGAGTTAAGCCACATCAAGATTGTTGATAGGTTGAAGGATGTGATTAAGAGTGGTGGTGAGTGGATTAGTAGTATTGATTTGGAGAACTTTTTGATGGCTCATCCTTATGTTAGGGAGGCTAGTGTTGTTGGTGTTCCTCACCCTAAGTGGGGTGAGAGACCATTGGCTATTGTAGTGCTTAAGTCAGACTATGAGAATTTGCCTAAGGACGAGGTTAAAAGAGAATTAAGAGAGCATCTTTTGAAGAGGTTTGCCAAGTGGCAGTTACCAGATGACATTGTCTTTGTTGATGAGATACCTAAGACTAGTGTTGGTAAGTTCAGGAAGGAGGAGTTGAGAAATAAGTATAGGGACTATTACATGAAACAATGA